From a region of the Mycobacterium sp. SMC-8 genome:
- a CDS encoding acyl-[acyl-carrier-protein] thioesterase — protein sequence MPNNPVDHRLAALPDSGYVYRTAWRVATGDIGGDLTLRLDSVARYIQEVGAENLVDAGEAEAHPHWLVQRTVIDVIEPIEFPNEVSFSRWCSALSLRWCTMRVDLVGSDGGRIETEGFWIAMNAKTLTPQRATDSLIEKFSTTTEEHRLKWRPWLQNPDDVDQRTPFALRRTDIDLFEHVTNTAYWHAIHEVMAVVPEVCAPPYRAVIEYRKPIKYGEDVTIRWACRGDATDPQVHIAMTVGDDVRAAALLRRLSIG from the coding sequence ATGCCCAACAACCCCGTCGACCATCGGCTGGCCGCACTGCCGGATTCCGGCTACGTCTACCGCACCGCGTGGCGGGTCGCCACCGGCGACATCGGCGGTGACCTGACTCTGCGCCTGGACAGTGTGGCGCGCTACATCCAGGAGGTCGGGGCCGAGAACCTCGTGGATGCCGGGGAAGCCGAAGCTCATCCGCATTGGCTCGTGCAACGCACCGTCATCGACGTGATCGAACCGATCGAATTCCCCAACGAGGTGTCCTTCAGCAGGTGGTGCTCGGCGCTGTCGCTGCGCTGGTGCACGATGCGTGTCGACCTCGTCGGCAGCGACGGCGGCCGCATCGAAACCGAGGGCTTCTGGATCGCGATGAACGCGAAAACGCTGACCCCGCAACGCGCCACGGACTCACTGATCGAGAAGTTCTCCACCACCACCGAGGAGCATCGGCTCAAATGGCGGCCCTGGCTGCAGAATCCGGACGATGTCGACCAGCGGACACCGTTCGCCCTGCGACGCACCGACATCGACCTGTTCGAGCACGTCACCAACACCGCGTACTGGCACGCCATCCACGAGGTGATGGCCGTGGTGCCGGAAGTCTGCGCGCCGCCCTACCGCGCCGTGATCGAGTACCGCAAGCCGATCAAGTACGGCGAGGACGTCACGATCCGCTGGGCCTGTCGCGGCGACGCCACCGATCCGCAGGTCCACATCGCGATGACGGTCGGCGATGACGTGCGGGCGGCAGCCCTGTTGCGGCGGCTCTCGATAGGCTGA
- a CDS encoding enoyl-CoA hydratase produces the protein MPELVLTQVEDHVALITINDPDRRNAVTAEISAALRAAVANAEADPGVHAVIVTGAGKAFCAGADLTALGEATEDRLRVIYDGFLAIADCTLPTIAAVNGAAVGAGLNLALAADVRIAGPAALFDPRFQKLGIHPGGGATWMLNRIVGPQAARAALLFGMRFDADAAVRHGLALEVADDPVAAARQLAAGPAAAPREVVLATKASMRATANPGTVDVDQHRLAVDIEIVPQARSIESPEFAARLAAAKRK, from the coding sequence GTGCCCGAACTCGTACTGACGCAGGTCGAAGACCACGTCGCGCTGATCACCATCAACGATCCTGACCGCCGTAACGCGGTGACCGCGGAGATCTCCGCGGCCCTGCGCGCCGCGGTCGCAAACGCCGAGGCCGATCCCGGCGTGCACGCGGTGATCGTGACCGGCGCGGGCAAGGCGTTCTGCGCCGGTGCCGACCTGACCGCCCTGGGCGAAGCGACCGAGGACAGGCTCAGGGTGATCTACGACGGATTCCTGGCCATCGCCGACTGCACGTTGCCGACGATCGCCGCGGTCAACGGCGCGGCCGTCGGTGCCGGACTGAATCTGGCGCTGGCCGCCGACGTCCGGATCGCCGGACCGGCCGCGCTGTTCGACCCGCGCTTCCAGAAGCTGGGCATCCATCCCGGTGGCGGCGCGACCTGGATGCTGAACCGCATCGTCGGGCCGCAGGCCGCCCGCGCCGCGCTGCTGTTCGGTATGCGGTTCGACGCCGACGCCGCGGTGCGCCACGGTCTGGCACTCGAGGTCGCCGACGACCCGGTGGCCGCGGCCCGGCAGCTGGCCGCCGGCCCGGCCGCCGCGCCGCGCGAGGTCGTTCTAGCCACCAAGGCCTCCATGCGCGCGACCGCCAATCCGGGCACGGTCGATGTCGATCAACACCGGCTCGCGGTCGACATCGAGATCGTGCCGCAGGCCCGTTCGATCGAGTCGCCTGAGTTCGCGGCCCGGCTGGCCGCGGCCAAGCGCAAGTAG
- a CDS encoding dihydrolipoamide acetyltransferase family protein: protein MSTVQDFLVPDLGEGLEDATVTEWNVAVGDEVELNQPLCTVETNKAQVEIPSPYAGRIVELGGREGQTLPVGSVLVRISTDSEVAGTDRPARRPVLVGYGADDTMDASRRRARAKPPVRKLAADLEVDLTRLDGAGPDGIVTRDDVLAAADAPASDAAVTGVRLEMARRMALSRREIPDATASVEVDGTALLRLRDRFRDAGADSVTPFALVVRLLVVTLCRHPALNSTWVDTADGPRIHVHDAVHLGVGVAAPRGLLVPVVTDAQRRTTRQLADEVARLAAAARDGTVKPVELQGSTFTVSNFGALGLDDGIPVINHPEAAILGVGALKPRPVVVDGTVAAQPTMRLTCAFDHRVADGAQVAAFLGGLRSLIEAPELTLLDL, encoded by the coding sequence ATGAGCACGGTGCAGGATTTCTTGGTCCCCGACCTCGGCGAAGGCCTCGAAGACGCCACGGTCACCGAGTGGAACGTCGCGGTCGGCGACGAGGTCGAGCTCAACCAGCCGCTCTGCACCGTCGAGACCAACAAGGCGCAGGTCGAGATCCCCAGCCCATACGCCGGCCGGATCGTCGAACTCGGTGGTAGGGAAGGCCAGACGCTTCCGGTCGGTTCGGTGCTGGTGCGCATCAGCACAGACAGTGAGGTGGCGGGAACGGACCGGCCGGCACGCCGTCCGGTGCTGGTCGGTTACGGTGCGGACGACACCATGGACGCCAGCCGGCGACGGGCCAGGGCCAAACCGCCGGTGCGCAAACTGGCCGCTGATCTGGAGGTTGATCTGACGCGGCTGGACGGCGCGGGACCGGACGGCATCGTCACCCGTGACGACGTGCTGGCCGCGGCCGACGCGCCGGCATCGGACGCCGCGGTCACCGGTGTCCGGCTGGAGATGGCCCGACGGATGGCGTTGTCGCGCCGGGAGATTCCGGACGCGACTGCCTCGGTCGAGGTTGACGGGACCGCGCTGTTGCGGCTGCGGGACCGATTCAGAGACGCGGGCGCCGATTCGGTGACGCCGTTCGCGCTCGTTGTGCGCCTGCTGGTCGTCACGCTGTGTCGCCATCCGGCGCTGAACTCGACCTGGGTGGACACCGCCGACGGTCCGCGCATCCATGTCCACGACGCGGTCCACCTCGGCGTCGGTGTCGCAGCGCCCCGGGGGCTCCTGGTCCCGGTGGTGACCGACGCGCAGCGCCGGACCACCCGACAGCTCGCCGACGAGGTCGCCCGCCTGGCCGCCGCTGCCCGCGACGGTACCGTGAAACCCGTTGAGCTGCAGGGCTCGACGTTCACGGTGTCGAACTTCGGGGCCCTCGGTCTCGATGACGGGATTCCGGTGATCAATCACCCCGAGGCGGCGATCCTCGGCGTGGGCGCTCTGAAGCCGCGCCCGGTGGTGGTCGACGGAACCGTGGCGGCGCAGCCGACGATGAGGCTCACCTGCGCGTTCGACCACCGCGTCGCCGACGGTGCTCAGGTCGCCGCGTTCCTCGGCGGGCTGCGCTCGCTGATCGAGGCGCCGGAGCTGACGCTGCTCGACCTGTGA
- a CDS encoding alpha-ketoacid dehydrogenase subunit beta, translated as MTQLIERPFGFDDDAPEPDRTPEPAASGNPMSMAQAINRALHDAMRVDERVHVFGEDVATLGGVFRVTEGLARTFGEQRCFDTPLAESAIIGVAIGMAIRGLVPVPEIQFDGFAAPAFDQMVSHLAKYRMRTRGDLDMPVTVRIPSFGGIGAVEHHSESTETYWLHTAGLKVVVPSTPTDAYWLLRYAIAARDPVIFLEPKRRYWAKEPVDTGNPAPPIGRAEIRCHGGDVTVITYGPLVATALNTADICAHSLEVVDLRSLNPLDFDTVAASVRKTGRAVVMHEGSRTLGFGAELAARIQEECFYELEAPVLRATGFDTPYPPARLEKLWLPGVDRLLDCVENAMSRP; from the coding sequence ATGACCCAACTCATCGAGCGGCCCTTCGGTTTCGACGACGACGCCCCCGAGCCGGACCGGACGCCCGAGCCGGCAGCCTCGGGCAACCCGATGTCGATGGCGCAGGCGATCAATCGCGCACTGCACGACGCGATGCGGGTGGACGAGCGCGTCCACGTCTTCGGCGAGGACGTCGCGACCCTGGGCGGTGTCTTCCGGGTCACCGAGGGGCTCGCCCGAACCTTCGGCGAACAGCGGTGTTTCGACACCCCGCTGGCCGAGTCCGCGATCATCGGCGTCGCGATCGGGATGGCGATCCGCGGCCTGGTTCCGGTCCCCGAAATCCAGTTCGACGGTTTCGCCGCGCCGGCGTTCGACCAGATGGTCAGTCATCTGGCGAAGTACCGCATGCGGACCCGCGGTGACCTTGACATGCCGGTGACCGTGCGGATCCCGTCGTTCGGTGGCATCGGCGCGGTGGAACACCATTCGGAATCGACCGAGACGTACTGGCTGCACACCGCGGGCCTGAAGGTGGTGGTCCCGTCCACGCCGACCGACGCGTACTGGCTGCTGCGCTACGCCATCGCCGCCCGGGACCCGGTGATCTTCCTGGAACCCAAGCGCCGCTACTGGGCCAAGGAACCGGTCGACACCGGCAACCCCGCACCGCCGATCGGCCGGGCCGAGATCCGCTGCCACGGCGGCGATGTCACCGTGATCACCTACGGACCGTTGGTGGCGACCGCACTCAACACCGCCGACATCTGCGCCCACAGCCTCGAGGTGGTCGACCTGCGGTCGTTGAATCCGTTGGACTTCGACACCGTCGCGGCGTCGGTGCGCAAGACAGGTCGCGCCGTGGTGATGCACGAGGGGTCACGCACGCTGGGATTCGGCGCCGAGCTGGCCGCCCGGATCCAGGAGGAGTGCTTCTACGAGTTGGAGGCGCCGGTGTTGCGCGCCACCGGGTTCGACACCCCGTATCCACCGGCGCGGCTGGAGAAGCTGTGGCTGCCGGGGGTGGACCGACTGCTCGACTGCGTCGAGAACGCGATGAGCCGGCCATGA
- the pdhA gene encoding pyruvate dehydrogenase (acetyl-transferring) E1 component subunit alpha codes for MAGLSALAELGEPIQLVAPDGAATAESRYRRDLPPETLAWLYESMVVTRELDTEFVNLQRQGELALFASCRGQEAAQIGAAACLRKTDWLFPQYRELGAFLVRSIAPAQLGALWRGRWHGGLGFTDKCVAPVSIPIGTHGLHAVGAAMAAQRLGEDSVTVAFLGDGATSEGDAHEALNLAAVFGAPCVFFVQNNQWAISVPVQRQHAGPTLAHRAIGYGMPGVRVDGNDVLACYAVTERAAARARGGGGPTFIEAVTYRMGPHTTSDDPTRYRSDEEVERWRARDPITRYRTYLQHRGVWTQRLEDRVAHRAQRLRAELRDAVIHEPDIDVGEVFDTVYHDITPELSRQRDELLDELAKEA; via the coding sequence ATGGCTGGATTGTCGGCGCTTGCTGAGCTCGGCGAGCCGATTCAACTGGTGGCGCCCGACGGCGCAGCCACCGCCGAATCCCGATACCGCAGAGACCTCCCACCCGAGACACTGGCCTGGCTCTACGAGTCGATGGTCGTCACCCGCGAGCTCGACACCGAGTTCGTCAACCTGCAGCGCCAGGGCGAGCTGGCGTTGTTCGCGTCCTGCCGTGGTCAGGAGGCCGCCCAGATCGGCGCCGCGGCGTGCCTGCGCAAGACCGACTGGCTGTTCCCCCAGTACCGCGAACTGGGCGCGTTCCTGGTGCGGTCGATCGCACCGGCCCAGCTGGGTGCGCTGTGGCGGGGACGGTGGCACGGCGGACTGGGATTCACGGACAAGTGCGTGGCCCCGGTATCGATACCGATCGGCACCCACGGACTGCACGCGGTCGGTGCCGCGATGGCCGCCCAGCGTCTGGGCGAGGATTCGGTGACGGTCGCGTTCCTGGGTGACGGCGCCACCTCCGAGGGCGATGCGCACGAGGCGCTCAACCTGGCCGCGGTGTTCGGTGCGCCGTGCGTGTTCTTCGTGCAGAACAACCAGTGGGCCATCTCGGTGCCGGTGCAACGCCAGCATGCCGGTCCGACACTGGCGCACCGGGCGATCGGATACGGCATGCCCGGGGTGCGGGTCGACGGCAACGACGTGCTGGCCTGCTACGCGGTGACCGAACGTGCCGCGGCCCGGGCGCGGGGCGGCGGCGGTCCGACATTCATCGAGGCGGTGACCTACCGGATGGGCCCGCACACCACCTCCGACGACCCGACCCGGTACCGGTCCGACGAGGAGGTGGAGCGTTGGCGCGCAAGGGATCCCATCACCCGGTACCGCACCTACCTGCAGCACCGCGGGGTATGGACGCAGCGGCTGGAGGACCGCGTCGCACACCGTGCGCAGCGGCTCCGCGCTGAGCTGCGTGACGCGGTGATCCACGAGCCCGATATCGACGTCGGCGAGGTGTTCGACACGGTCTACCACGACATCACCCCGGAGCTGTCCCGGCAGCGCGACGAGCTGTTGGACGAACTGGCGAAGGAGGCGTGA
- a CDS encoding CoA ester lyase produces MALAVGPAWLFCPADRPERFEKAAAAADIVILDLEDGVAAKDREAARKALVDTPLDPARTVVRVNPAGTPDHELDLEALAGTSYTTVMLAKTKSPEQVAALAPRQVVVLIETPLGALNVVDLARVDNAYALMWGAEDLFAVLGGTANRYPDGSYREVARHVRSQTLLAAKAYGRLALDSVYLDIKNLDGLRAEVDDAVAVGFDAKVAIHPSQVAVIRAGYTPTDGEVEWARRVLDTARTQRGVFQFEGQMVDMPVLRRAERIVALAP; encoded by the coding sequence ATGGCACTGGCTGTCGGTCCCGCGTGGTTGTTCTGCCCGGCTGACAGGCCGGAGCGATTCGAGAAGGCCGCTGCAGCAGCCGATATCGTGATCCTCGATCTGGAGGACGGTGTGGCTGCCAAGGATCGCGAGGCCGCGCGCAAAGCGCTCGTCGACACCCCGTTGGATCCGGCGCGCACCGTGGTGCGGGTCAACCCCGCCGGCACCCCCGACCACGAACTCGACCTCGAGGCGCTGGCCGGCACGTCGTACACGACGGTGATGCTCGCCAAGACCAAGTCACCGGAGCAGGTCGCCGCGCTCGCCCCCCGGCAGGTCGTGGTGCTCATCGAAACACCGCTCGGTGCGCTCAATGTGGTCGACCTGGCGCGCGTGGACAACGCGTACGCCCTGATGTGGGGTGCCGAGGATCTGTTCGCCGTGCTCGGCGGGACGGCCAATCGCTACCCCGACGGCTCATACCGCGAGGTGGCCCGCCACGTGCGTTCGCAGACGTTGCTGGCCGCCAAGGCGTACGGCCGGCTGGCGTTGGACTCGGTGTATCTCGACATCAAGAACCTCGACGGCCTGCGTGCCGAGGTCGACGACGCCGTCGCGGTCGGGTTCGACGCCAAGGTGGCCATCCACCCGTCTCAGGTCGCGGTGATCCGGGCCGGCTACACACCCACCGATGGCGAGGTGGAGTGGGCCCGCCGTGTCCTCGACACCGCGCGCACCCAGCGAGGCGTTTTCCAGTTCGAGGGTCAGATGGTCGACATGCCGGTGTTGCGGCGCGCCGAGCGCATCGTGGCTCTGGCGCCCTAG
- a CDS encoding MaoC family dehydratase: MSDVTPKTIVVQRGLWFEEFETGVLYQHRPGRTITEADNVLFTTLTMNTQALHLDAAFSDALPPFHQRLVNSMFTLSTLVGLSVAQLTQGTIVGNLGFGEVAFPKPLFHGDTLYAETEVVDKRESKSRPGEGIVTFAHTGRNQHGDIVATASRKTMVRKRPEGE, encoded by the coding sequence ATGAGCGATGTGACCCCGAAGACGATCGTCGTCCAGCGCGGGCTCTGGTTCGAGGAGTTCGAGACCGGCGTACTCTACCAGCACCGGCCGGGGCGCACGATCACCGAGGCCGACAACGTCTTGTTCACCACACTGACGATGAACACTCAGGCGTTACACCTTGACGCCGCGTTCTCGGATGCGTTGCCGCCGTTCCACCAGCGCCTGGTCAACTCGATGTTCACGCTCTCGACGCTGGTCGGTCTGTCCGTCGCGCAGCTCACGCAGGGCACCATCGTCGGCAATCTCGGTTTCGGTGAGGTCGCATTCCCGAAGCCACTGTTCCACGGTGACACGCTGTACGCCGAGACCGAGGTCGTCGACAAGCGGGAGTCCAAGAGCCGCCCGGGCGAGGGCATCGTGACCTTCGCCCACACCGGCCGCAACCAGCACGGCGACATCGTGGCCACGGCGTCGCGCAAGACCATGGTGCGCAAGCGCCCCGAAGGAGAGTGA
- a CDS encoding acyl-CoA dehydrogenase family protein, with protein MNNNLATGTLPDHYEQLAKTVRDFAQSVVAPVAAKHDEEHSFPYEVVSGMAEMGLFGLPFPEEYGGMGGDYFALCLALEELGKVDQSVAITLEAGVSLGAMPVYRFGTEAQRQEWLPLLASGKALGAFGLTEAGGGSDAGATKTTARLDDGHWVINGSKQFITNSGTDITKLVTVTAVTGETGGKKEISSILVPVPTPGFTAEPAYNKVGWNASDTHPLSFDDVRVPEENLLGERGRGYANFLRILDEGRIAIAALSVGAAQGCVDESVKYAKERHAFGRAIGTNQAIAFKIARMEARAHAARAAYYDAAALMLAGKPFKKAAAVAKLVSSEAAMDNARDATQIFGGYGFMNEYPVARHYRDSKILEIGEGTTEVQLMLIGRELGL; from the coding sequence ATGAACAATAACCTGGCCACCGGGACACTTCCCGACCATTACGAGCAGCTGGCCAAGACCGTGCGGGATTTCGCGCAGAGCGTGGTGGCGCCGGTCGCGGCCAAGCACGACGAAGAGCACTCGTTCCCGTACGAGGTGGTCTCGGGGATGGCCGAGATGGGGTTGTTCGGCCTGCCGTTCCCCGAGGAGTACGGCGGCATGGGCGGCGACTACTTCGCGCTGTGCCTGGCGCTCGAAGAGCTGGGTAAGGTCGACCAGAGCGTGGCGATCACCCTGGAGGCCGGCGTCTCGCTGGGTGCGATGCCGGTCTACCGGTTCGGCACGGAGGCCCAGAGGCAGGAGTGGCTGCCGCTGCTGGCGAGCGGAAAGGCTTTGGGCGCTTTTGGTTTGACCGAAGCAGGCGGAGGTAGTGACGCTGGGGCGACGAAGACGACCGCCCGGCTCGACGACGGACACTGGGTGATCAACGGGTCCAAACAGTTCATCACCAATTCGGGAACCGACATCACCAAGCTGGTCACGGTCACCGCGGTCACCGGGGAGACCGGCGGCAAGAAGGAGATCTCGTCGATTCTGGTGCCGGTGCCGACACCGGGGTTCACCGCCGAACCGGCCTACAACAAGGTCGGTTGGAACGCGTCGGACACCCACCCGCTCAGCTTCGACGACGTGCGTGTGCCCGAGGAGAACCTGCTCGGCGAACGCGGCCGCGGCTATGCCAACTTCCTGCGGATCCTCGACGAGGGTCGGATCGCGATCGCGGCGCTGTCGGTCGGTGCCGCCCAAGGATGCGTCGACGAAAGCGTGAAGTACGCCAAGGAGCGGCACGCCTTCGGCCGGGCGATCGGTACCAATCAGGCGATCGCGTTCAAGATCGCCAGGATGGAAGCCAGGGCGCACGCCGCCCGCGCGGCTTACTACGACGCCGCCGCGCTGATGCTCGCGGGCAAGCCCTTCAAGAAGGCCGCCGCGGTGGCCAAGCTGGTCTCGAGTGAAGCGGCGATGGACAACGCCCGCGACGCCACGCAGATCTTCGGCGGCTACGGGTTCATGAACGAGTATCCCGTGGCACGACACTACCGCGACAGCAAGATCCTCGAAATCGGCGAGGGCACAACGGAGGTGCAGCTGATGCTGATCGGGCGGGAGCTGGGTCTGTAA
- a CDS encoding biotin carboxylase N-terminal domain-containing protein — translation MFHTVLVANRGEIAVRVIRTLRAMGIRSVAVFSDADAGARHVAEADVAVRIGPAPARQSYLSIDALLSAVERTGAQAVHPGYGFLSENAQFAEALQHAGITFIGPPVSAIQIMGDKISAKAAVSAFGVPVVPGISRPGLTDDDLIAGAAEVGFAVLIKPSAGGGGKGMRVVHEAADLGSALASARREAASAFGDDTLFLERFVLNPRHIEVQVLADTHGNVVHLGERECSLQRRHQKVIEEAPSPLLDAQTRARIGAAACDTARSVDYTGAGTVEFIVSADRPDEFFFMEMNTRLQVEHPVTEMVTGLDLVELQVRVAAGEKLPVAQEDIRLDGHAIEARVYAEDPDRNFLPTGGDVLALREPAAPGVRVDSGLRRGTVVGSDYDPMLAKVVAHAGDRPGALRALDRALGDTAVLGLTTNVEFLRFLLADPDVVAGNLDTGLLDRRLPDFAPAPATDAELVAAAAYRWLRSWPGAPASPWEVPSGWRIAGHAPTPIRLRAGERTDHVWLTGTPQEATATVEGGESRTLSATLAADLLAVTLDGVRTEYLVAGAGHQVWLGGAGRVTLVEEVREAPVRPDDAHSGDAELTSPMPGAVVAVGVEDGATVTAGTVVVTVEAMKMEHALSAPVDGVVDLLIGAGEQVKVGQVLARITATEEPQS, via the coding sequence ATGTTTCACACCGTCCTGGTGGCCAACCGGGGCGAGATCGCCGTTCGGGTGATCCGGACGTTGCGCGCCATGGGAATTCGCTCTGTGGCGGTGTTCAGCGACGCTGACGCCGGCGCCCGGCACGTCGCCGAGGCTGACGTGGCAGTGCGGATCGGGCCCGCGCCGGCGCGGCAGAGCTACTTGTCGATCGATGCACTGCTGTCGGCCGTCGAGCGCACCGGCGCCCAGGCAGTGCATCCCGGGTACGGATTCCTGTCGGAGAACGCACAATTCGCCGAGGCGCTGCAACACGCCGGGATCACGTTCATCGGCCCGCCGGTGTCGGCGATCCAGATCATGGGCGACAAGATCTCGGCCAAGGCCGCGGTGTCGGCGTTCGGGGTTCCCGTGGTGCCGGGCATCTCCCGTCCCGGTCTCACCGACGACGACCTGATCGCCGGTGCGGCCGAGGTCGGCTTCGCGGTGCTGATCAAGCCCTCCGCGGGAGGCGGAGGCAAGGGCATGCGCGTGGTGCACGAAGCCGCGGACCTAGGTTCCGCCTTGGCCAGTGCTCGTCGCGAGGCAGCGTCGGCGTTCGGTGACGACACGCTGTTTCTTGAACGGTTCGTGCTCAATCCCCGCCACATCGAGGTCCAGGTGCTCGCCGACACCCACGGCAATGTGGTGCACCTCGGTGAGCGCGAGTGCAGTCTGCAGCGTCGCCATCAGAAGGTCATCGAAGAGGCCCCGTCACCGCTGCTGGACGCCCAGACCCGTGCGCGTATCGGCGCGGCCGCCTGCGACACCGCGCGCAGCGTCGACTACACCGGTGCCGGCACCGTCGAGTTCATCGTGTCCGCCGACCGCCCCGATGAGTTCTTCTTCATGGAGATGAACACCCGATTGCAGGTCGAGCACCCGGTCACCGAGATGGTCACCGGGCTGGATCTGGTCGAACTGCAGGTCCGTGTCGCCGCGGGGGAGAAGTTGCCGGTGGCGCAGGAGGACATCCGCCTCGACGGCCACGCCATCGAGGCCCGTGTGTACGCCGAGGACCCGGACCGCAACTTCCTGCCCACCGGGGGCGATGTTCTCGCGCTGCGCGAACCCGCCGCGCCCGGCGTGCGGGTGGATTCCGGACTGAGGCGCGGCACGGTGGTCGGCAGCGACTACGACCCGATGCTGGCCAAGGTGGTCGCCCATGCCGGGGACCGGCCCGGCGCTCTGCGCGCTCTCGATCGGGCGCTGGGCGATACCGCGGTCCTGGGACTGACCACCAATGTGGAGTTCCTGCGCTTCCTGCTGGCCGATCCCGACGTGGTCGCCGGAAATCTCGACACCGGGCTGCTGGATCGACGGCTGCCGGATTTCGCGCCGGCGCCGGCGACGGATGCGGAACTCGTCGCGGCGGCGGCCTATCGATGGCTGCGGTCATGGCCGGGGGCGCCGGCGAGTCCGTGGGAGGTGCCGTCGGGCTGGCGGATCGCCGGGCATGCCCCGACGCCGATCCGGCTGCGGGCGGGGGAACGCACCGACCACGTCTGGCTGACCGGCACACCCCAGGAGGCCACGGCCACCGTCGAGGGCGGCGAAAGCCGTACGCTGAGTGCGACTCTGGCCGCCGACCTGCTGGCCGTCACCCTCGACGGGGTGCGCACGGAGTACCTCGTCGCCGGAGCCGGTCATCAGGTGTGGCTGGGCGGTGCGGGACGGGTGACACTGGTTGAGGAGGTCCGGGAAGCCCCCGTGCGGCCCGACGACGCCCACAGCGGCGACGCCGAACTGACCAGCCCGATGCCGGGCGCGGTAGTCGCCGTCGGGGTGGAGGACGGTGCCACGGTGACCGCCGGGACCGTCGTGGTCACTGTCGAGGCGATGAAGATGGAGCACGCGCTGTCCGCCCCCGTGGACGGAGTGGTCGACCTGCTGATCGGTGCGGGCGAACAGGTGAAAGTGGGCCAGGTGCTGGCCCGGATAACGGCAACCGAGGAGCCGCAGTCATGA